In Fusobacteriaceae bacterium, a genomic segment contains:
- a CDS encoding CHAP domain-containing protein encodes MEANMYKTTGEAKDALIANATKFIGYIEKASNKDLNGFTDNIGNKNFTWFAKYLTDNGVNCPNGYAWCDTFCDALMLKTFGKELASKMIGGFSFYTVDSATKFKKMGRLIENKSEITRGDQIFFEAIPAGEKSKRICHTGFVISVVDGIIYTIEGNTSGGVKFEREGGRVAMKSYKVTSTYIKCAGRPDYSLAVVK; translated from the coding sequence ATGGAGGCCAATATGTATAAAACAACTGGCGAGGCAAAGGATGCGCTTATCGCAAACGCGACAAAGTTTATCGGATATATCGAGAAGGCCAGCAACAAAGACTTGAATGGGTTCACAGATAACATCGGCAATAAAAATTTTACCTGGTTCGCCAAATATCTCACAGACAACGGCGTAAATTGTCCCAACGGATATGCGTGGTGTGATACTTTCTGCGACGCCCTCATGCTCAAAACCTTCGGCAAAGAACTGGCCTCCAAAATGATCGGAGGCTTTTCTTTTTATACTGTCGACAGTGCCACGAAATTCAAAAAAATGGGCAGGCTGATAGAGAATAAGTCAGAAATCACGCGCGGTGATCAAATTTTCTTCGAAGCCATCCCTGCCGGAGAAAAGTCAAAGCGCATCTGCCATACCGGGTTCGTCATTTCTGTCGTCGACGGGATCATCTATACAATCGAGGGCAACACGTCCGGTGGAGTAAAATTTGAGCGAGAAGGCGGACGCGTCGCCATGAAGTCTTACAAGGTGACGAGCACATACATCAAGTGCGCTGGGCGGCCCGACTACTCACTGGCGGTTGTAAAATGA
- a CDS encoding site-specific DNA-methyltransferase, giving the protein MCKHRKIRGGGVIILFSQQPFASDLIHTKIDWFKYEWIWAKPSITGFLNAGRRPLVNHENILIFAKSAPKYIPQKELDLSRTPGKIIRYSGHDTTKIYNKMGGKTKLDDGLRFPRTILQYAKDEPYKYDGKTHPSQKPVALLEFLIKTYTDEGDTVLDCCMGSGSTGVACINTKREFIGIEIDSDFFKMAEHRLVTVPQKLFY; this is encoded by the coding sequence ATGTGCAAACACCGAAAAATCAGGGGGGGGGGGGTTATTATTCTGTTTAGCCAGCAGCCCTTCGCAAGCGACCTCATCCATACCAAAATAGACTGGTTTAAATACGAGTGGATATGGGCAAAACCATCCATCACCGGATTTCTTAACGCAGGCCGGCGACCGCTCGTAAATCATGAAAACATCTTGATTTTTGCAAAGAGTGCACCAAAGTATATCCCTCAAAAAGAATTAGATCTCAGCAGAACACCGGGAAAAATTATTCGTTATTCCGGCCATGATACGACCAAAATTTACAATAAAATGGGTGGAAAAACAAAATTAGACGATGGACTGCGGTTCCCGCGCACCATTTTACAGTACGCAAAAGATGAACCGTATAAATACGACGGGAAAACGCATCCTTCACAAAAACCCGTGGCGCTCCTGGAATTTCTCATCAAGACCTACACAGACGAAGGTGATACCGTCCTCGACTGCTGCATGGGGAGCGGATCCACCGGCGTCGCATGCATCAACACAAAAAGGGAATTTATCGGTATTGAAATTGATTCTGATTTTTTTAAAATGGCCGAGCATCGCCTTGTGACGGTGCCGCAGAAATTATTTTATTAA
- a CDS encoding protein kinase has product MDDKTIINTEPRGSNETQHNITNIVDPSAEKEKLHKGFPHLLKGSFLLEKYEVVGTFADLSSKNVSLYKCENRGNVYIAKIYHWKESISFDMINRIMGLRSPYIAEVVAIGEYEGYPCEIIRYYSGVDLHEKRLTLNQMVQIIYQLNEGLRTLHSNNIIHGDIKPGNIVISGFDNSDSELIEAKIIDFGICQFVPNAQTKLYALGHTPGYDAPELHNDYAFAADYYSLGVSILSFMIGGNPFEEMKHAERVTLLKELFSRYQLAPEFKELLDGLIANNPRDRWTYNKIASWCGNNGIIKISELASKRDEKFRYGYKGTNRQFALENMPVVDPECLHYSLFCVVENLLTRGEPTPLSMFLKNLFNKEIINDGDIDYIFSFRFRDRHFSKTNIFSEL; this is encoded by the coding sequence GTGGATGATAAAACCATTATAAACACAGAACCGCGAGGATCAAATGAAACTCAGCATAATATAACAAATATTGTGGACCCTTCAGCCGAAAAAGAGAAATTACATAAAGGATTTCCCCATTTGTTAAAGGGGTCATTTTTACTTGAAAAATACGAAGTTGTAGGGACTTTTGCAGACCTGTCTTCTAAGAACGTCAGCTTATACAAATGTGAAAATCGCGGCAATGTTTATATTGCTAAAATTTATCATTGGAAAGAGTCAATCAGCTTTGACATGATAAATAGAATCATGGGGTTACGTTCTCCTTATATTGCTGAGGTTGTTGCAATTGGGGAGTATGAAGGATACCCATGTGAAATCATTCGATATTACTCGGGCGTGGATTTACACGAAAAAAGATTGACCCTGAACCAAATGGTACAAATAATATATCAACTCAACGAAGGACTCCGAACTCTTCATAGCAATAATATAATTCATGGTGATATTAAACCTGGCAATATTGTTATATCTGGATTTGACAACTCTGATTCGGAGCTCATTGAAGCAAAAATCATAGATTTTGGAATCTGCCAGTTTGTTCCCAATGCGCAGACGAAGTTGTATGCTTTAGGACACACACCAGGATACGATGCTCCGGAACTGCATAACGATTATGCGTTTGCAGCCGATTACTATTCGCTTGGAGTCTCTATTTTATCATTCATGATTGGCGGAAATCCTTTTGAAGAAATGAAGCACGCGGAACGCGTAACGTTACTTAAGGAATTATTTTCAAGATACCAGCTCGCTCCAGAATTTAAAGAATTACTTGATGGCCTGATTGCTAATAATCCAAGAGACCGTTGGACGTATAATAAGATTGCATCGTGGTGTGGTAACAATGGAATAATAAAAATAAGCGAGTTGGCATCAAAGAGGGATGAAAAATTCCGTTATGGTTATAAGGGGACCAATCGGCAGTTCGCTTTAGAGAATATGCCAGTAGTTGATCCGGAATGTCTTCATTATTCGCTATTCTGCGTTGTCGAGAATCTATTGACACGTGGAGAGCCAACACCGCTTTCCATGTTTCTGAAAAACCTCTTTAACAAAGAAATAATAAATGACGGTGATATAGATTATATATTTTCATTTAGATTTAGAGACCGCCATTTTTCAAAAACAAACATATTTTCTGAGTTATAA
- a CDS encoding AbrB/MazE/SpoVT family DNA-binding domain-containing protein — translation MELAKITSKGQITLPIEIRRKLNLKEGGKVAFIESDGGYTIVNPVLLAIKDLRKAFEGEAERLGLKTEDDVVAMVKEVRKEMWDEQNENRG, via the coding sequence ATGGAACTGGCCAAAATTACATCAAAAGGGCAAATTACACTGCCTATAGAAATCAGACGCAAGCTGAATCTCAAAGAAGGCGGCAAAGTTGCCTTTATCGAGAGTGATGGCGGATACACTATCGTCAATCCAGTTTTACTGGCTATCAAAGATCTCAGGAAAGCCTTCGAAGGAGAAGCAGAGAGATTAGGGTTGAAGACGGAGGACGATGTTGTCGCTATGGTCAAAGAAGTGCGTAAAGAAATGTGGGACGAACAAAATGAGAATCGCGGTTGA
- a CDS encoding type II toxin-antitoxin system HicB family antitoxin, whose protein sequence is MKKYYPAIFHAAEESGFWVDFPDLDGCFTQGETLEEAHSMAFEALNEYLIALQADNISVPEPSKLESIKVKKGDYANLVEADIVKYKKEVEALSVKKTLTIPGWLNTLALEKKINFSQVLQAALKKELGLSES, encoded by the coding sequence ATGAAAAAATATTATCCGGCGATATTCCACGCTGCGGAAGAAAGCGGATTTTGGGTGGATTTTCCTGATCTTGACGGATGTTTCACACAAGGAGAGACTTTGGAAGAAGCGCACAGCATGGCATTTGAGGCTTTGAACGAATATTTGATCGCGTTGCAGGCGGATAATATTTCAGTCCCTGAGCCCTCCAAACTGGAAAGCATCAAAGTAAAAAAAGGCGATTACGCGAATCTCGTCGAAGCGGATATCGTAAAGTACAAGAAAGAGGTCGAGGCCCTTTCCGTCAAAAAGACCCTTACGATCCCCGGCTGGCTGAACACCCTGGCCCTCGAGAAAAAGATCAATTTCTCCCAGGTCCTGCAGGCGGCTTTGAAAAAAGAACTGGGCTTGAGCGAATCGTAA
- a CDS encoding DUF2442 domain-containing protein has translation MYIVKGIAYAGEPTPELKVSGVRPLPEYKLWVRFNTGETRIFDVAPLLDKPAFAPLRDLEVFAGVYIDYGVTVWKDGKIDIAPEKLYYDGVSEEFGESRQNPESRQAT, from the coding sequence ATGTATATCGTAAAAGGAATCGCCTACGCCGGCGAGCCCACGCCGGAATTGAAAGTGTCCGGGGTCCGACCGCTTCCTGAATACAAGCTATGGGTGCGTTTCAATACGGGAGAAACGAGGATTTTTGACGTCGCCCCTCTGCTTGACAAGCCAGCTTTTGCCCCCTTAAGAGATCTCGAGGTCTTCGCGGGAGTTTATATTGATTACGGTGTGACCGTATGGAAAGACGGGAAAATAGACATTGCCCCAGAGAAATTGTATTATGACGGCGTGAGCGAGGAGTTCGGGGAATCAAGGCAGAATCCTGAAAGCAGGCAGGCTACTTAA
- a CDS encoding DUF4160 domain-containing protein, translating to MIYADNIQHNKPHFHVYYGEHEASVGIDGDLLAGSLPVKQLRLVQAWTAIHEEELYRAWNLAVQNRPIEKIEPLR from the coding sequence ATGATTTACGCGGATAATATACAACACAATAAACCCCATTTTCATGTGTACTACGGAGAACATGAGGCCTCTGTGGGCATAGACGGCGATTTGCTCGCGGGGAGTCTGCCGGTCAAGCAGTTGCGACTTGTGCAGGCATGGACCGCGATCCACGAAGAGGAATTGTATAGGGCTTGGAATCTGGCGGTGCAAAATCGTCCCATTGAAAAGATTGAACCTTTAAGATAA
- a CDS encoding murein L,D-transpeptidase catalytic domain family protein: MGNLRASAYRDPDNPTESAAQGIYEKLQVSDKIPYGVFRRAYYGYLKTPGHRPGILTIIDYTKPSNEPRFYVLNLAEKRLVYESHVSHGKNSGLIVPVIFSNNRNSFQSSLGFYLTLDAYRGDYGYSLRLKGLEEGFNSNVYARKIVIHGAEYSDPSFIEDHGFLGRTNGCPALPFSVASQIIDYIKGGTVIYVVGNDNKYLDRSAYVRF, translated from the coding sequence ATGGGAAATTTGCGGGCCTCAGCCTACAGGGATCCCGATAATCCCACGGAGAGCGCGGCCCAGGGGATCTACGAAAAGCTCCAGGTGTCGGACAAAATTCCCTACGGGGTATTCCGCCGGGCATATTACGGCTATTTGAAGACGCCGGGCCACAGACCGGGGATCCTCACGATCATCGACTATACGAAGCCGTCCAATGAACCGCGCTTCTATGTCCTGAATCTCGCCGAGAAACGGCTTGTCTACGAATCGCATGTATCCCACGGCAAGAACAGCGGGCTTATTGTGCCCGTCATCTTCTCCAACAACAGAAATTCCTTCCAGTCTTCGCTGGGCTTTTACCTGACGCTGGACGCCTACCGCGGCGATTACGGCTATTCCCTTCGCCTGAAGGGCCTTGAGGAGGGCTTCAACTCCAATGTCTACGCGCGGAAGATCGTGATCCACGGCGCCGAGTATTCCGACCCGTCCTTTATCGAGGACCACGGCTTTCTCGGCCGTACCAACGGGTGTCCCGCCCTGCCGTTTTCCGTCGCTTCGCAAATTATCGATTACATCAAGGGGGGGACCGTGATCTATGTTGTCGGGAACGACAACAAGTATCTGGACAGGAGCGCCTACGTGAGGTTTTGA
- a CDS encoding AAA family ATPase — MYLKNVVVKNWQSIEKADINPEPLTVFIGPPNQGKSGVISAILYFLNYRELQENDIRDKDAPLEILGIFSEPWAEEKEQLSAFLFEDEISLKIIKEPGEPARYYYFSDKRTWEEADHETYLQIMGFTDTLFVPDISSREQNERFFLKLIRMLDKRRYGVRTILENLEETRTFLAEKYVSKGFHRKLILEALKNVVGEFRKLGRPFGDGIILFFEEPELYLHPQASKELYEIFQNLTETGFQIFLTTHSSNFVALKDYKSLCIVRDAGHGTEVFQYKGNLFSGDEIQNFNMNYWINPDRGELFFARRVILVEGQTDKIVLGALAKKIDVYQYEYSIIECGSKGIIPQFIKLLNAFSIPYVAVYDKDNHFWRSKEEIENSNSHNRDIRRAINPKFGRHVEFENDIEEEIYNEKRDRKNYKNKPFFALQAVMAEKYVIPQRLRRKIIDIFAS; from the coding sequence ATGTATCTCAAAAATGTCGTCGTCAAAAACTGGCAGAGCATCGAAAAAGCCGATATCAACCCCGAACCGCTCACGGTTTTTATCGGTCCCCCCAACCAGGGAAAATCCGGCGTGATTTCCGCGATCCTCTATTTCCTCAACTACCGCGAATTGCAGGAAAACGATATCCGCGACAAGGACGCGCCGCTGGAGATTCTCGGAATTTTCTCCGAGCCCTGGGCCGAGGAAAAGGAACAGCTGAGCGCTTTTCTCTTCGAGGATGAAATTTCCCTCAAAATCATCAAAGAACCCGGCGAACCGGCCCGCTATTATTATTTCTCGGACAAGCGGACCTGGGAGGAGGCGGACCATGAGACCTATCTTCAGATCATGGGTTTTACGGACACGCTCTTCGTGCCCGACATCAGTTCCAGGGAGCAGAACGAGCGCTTCTTCCTGAAGCTGATCCGTATGCTGGACAAGCGCCGCTACGGCGTCAGGACCATCCTCGAAAACCTTGAGGAGACCCGCACCTTTCTCGCGGAAAAATACGTCAGCAAGGGCTTTCACCGGAAGCTCATCCTCGAGGCGCTCAAGAACGTCGTCGGCGAATTCCGGAAGCTGGGCCGCCCCTTCGGAGACGGCATCATTCTCTTCTTTGAAGAGCCCGAGCTCTATCTCCATCCCCAGGCCAGCAAAGAGCTCTACGAGATCTTTCAAAATCTAACGGAAACGGGCTTTCAGATCTTTCTGACGACCCATTCCAGCAACTTCGTCGCCCTCAAGGACTACAAGTCCCTCTGCATCGTGCGGGACGCGGGTCACGGCACGGAAGTCTTCCAGTACAAAGGGAATCTCTTTTCCGGCGATGAAATCCAGAATTTCAACATGAACTACTGGATCAACCCCGACAGGGGCGAGCTCTTCTTCGCGCGGCGGGTCATCCTCGTCGAGGGACAGACCGACAAGATCGTCCTCGGCGCCCTCGCGAAAAAAATCGACGTGTACCAGTATGAATACTCGATCATCGAATGCGGCAGCAAGGGGATTATCCCGCAGTTTATCAAGCTCCTCAACGCCTTTTCCATCCCCTATGTGGCCGTCTATGACAAGGACAACCATTTCTGGCGGTCCAAGGAGGAAATCGAAAACTCCAACAGCCACAACCGGGACATCCGGCGGGCCATCAACCCCAAATTCGGCCGGCACGTGGAGTTTGAAAACGATATCGAAGAGGAAATCTACAACGAGAAAAGAGACCGGAAGAACTACAAAAACAAGCCCTTTTTCGCGCTGCAGGCCGTCATGGCCGAAAAATACGTAATCCCCCAGCGCCTGCGCCGGAAGATCATCGATATCTTCGCCTCATAA
- a CDS encoding iron-containing alcohol dehydrogenase codes for MEKSAIRNMKKIRVTTKYGEYPVFIGKSILPVFRDKVDYYDKVLLLTDGNVRGHYLDEIGQLQEHVPNVFLYRLEDGKTDRTLATVRQIYDFLIEHNFTQKSGVINFGGESICDIGGFVSATFRGGIDSIEIPTSLAAMINSGTNGTFSVDHERSKSSICITKYPTLVINDTDFLDTLPPEDLTAGFAEAVKCALISYKTDNKALYYFLEKYREELLARHPKRLVEMLDECCRTEKAAIDARRFRGSREFFLKLGYEYAGFLASRPDCGTLSWGDLLAKGILFQFELARRLHGIGEKFIKEVAGLFRDFGLDPLPVALGETDLLKFADKNPDFVLMREDYDLIREPVPYEILQAANDAFDREDYFAEVLGAAGKKTGVDVSADAPERILRKAVIDIGTNSVRLLVGEVREKGGKLTLTEELTRRVEIVRLGEDVNKTGILKKAAMERTLAALRTYRDIAVSLGATDIKAFATSAVRDARNRNEFLEAVRAIPLSIEVISGLEEGKLNYLGNAAVFDGRILVVDIGGGSTEFSLGEGGEAEIVKSIDIGSVRGTELFFKDGYSEENLRRFHQWVSENLDALDGIVSFARDNYAVVAVAGTATTQISVRDKMAVYDPARVHLARITVEELQQNLDLFLARNRGEVREITGLLKKREDVIAAGTMILITILKRLLRDEVIVSESDNLVGAITEL; via the coding sequence ATGGAAAAAAGCGCAATCCGGAATATGAAAAAAATACGGGTGACGACAAAATACGGGGAATATCCGGTGTTCATCGGAAAATCCATCCTGCCCGTATTCCGGGACAAGGTGGATTACTACGACAAGGTCCTTCTTTTGACCGACGGTAATGTCCGGGGTCACTACCTGGACGAGATCGGACAGCTGCAGGAGCATGTCCCCAATGTTTTCCTCTACCGGCTCGAAGACGGTAAAACGGACCGGACCCTTGCCACGGTGCGGCAGATTTACGATTTTCTGATCGAACACAACTTCACGCAAAAATCGGGCGTCATCAATTTCGGCGGCGAGAGCATCTGCGACATCGGCGGTTTCGTCTCGGCCACATTCCGGGGCGGCATTGACAGCATAGAGATCCCGACTTCCCTTGCGGCCATGATCAACAGCGGCACAAACGGGACCTTTTCCGTGGATCATGAGCGTTCCAAAAGTTCCATCTGCATTACGAAATATCCGACTTTGGTCATCAACGACACGGATTTTCTGGACACCCTTCCGCCGGAGGATCTGACGGCGGGCTTTGCGGAGGCCGTCAAATGCGCGTTGATTTCTTATAAAACCGACAACAAGGCTTTGTATTATTTTCTTGAAAAATATCGCGAAGAACTTCTGGCCCGCCATCCCAAACGGCTGGTGGAAATGCTTGACGAATGCTGTCGGACCGAAAAGGCCGCCATCGACGCGAGACGCTTCCGGGGTAGCCGGGAATTTTTCCTGAAACTGGGCTACGAATACGCGGGCTTTCTGGCGTCCCGGCCCGATTGCGGGACCCTGTCCTGGGGGGATCTGCTCGCCAAGGGCATCCTTTTTCAGTTTGAGCTTGCCAGAAGGCTTCACGGGATCGGAGAAAAATTCATCAAGGAAGTCGCGGGCCTTTTCCGGGATTTCGGCCTCGATCCGCTGCCCGTGGCTCTGGGGGAGACGGACCTCTTGAAATTTGCCGACAAGAACCCCGATTTTGTTCTGATGCGGGAAGATTACGACCTGATCCGGGAGCCGGTCCCCTATGAGATTTTGCAGGCCGCAAACGACGCCTTCGACCGGGAGGATTATTTCGCCGAAGTCTTGGGCGCGGCGGGAAAAAAGACGGGCGTGGACGTATCCGCCGACGCTCCCGAAAGGATTCTGCGCAAGGCCGTCATCGACATCGGGACAAATTCCGTGCGGCTTCTCGTGGGGGAGGTCCGGGAAAAGGGCGGAAAACTCACCCTTACGGAAGAACTCACCCGGCGCGTGGAGATCGTCCGCCTCGGGGAGGACGTAAATAAGACGGGAATATTGAAAAAAGCGGCTATGGAGCGAACGCTGGCCGCTTTGCGGACATACAGGGACATTGCCGTGAGCCTCGGCGCAACGGACATCAAGGCGTTCGCGACCTCGGCGGTCCGGGACGCCCGCAACCGCAACGAATTTTTGGAGGCCGTCCGGGCCATTCCCCTTTCCATCGAGGTTATCAGCGGCCTCGAGGAAGGAAAGCTGAATTATTTGGGAAACGCCGCGGTCTTTGACGGGCGGATCCTTGTGGTCGATATCGGCGGCGGATCGACGGAATTTTCCCTCGGAGAAGGCGGGGAAGCCGAAATTGTCAAAAGCATCGACATCGGATCGGTCCGGGGGACGGAGCTTTTCTTCAAAGACGGCTACAGCGAGGAAAATTTGCGTCGCTTCCACCAGTGGGTCAGCGAAAATCTCGACGCCCTCGACGGGATCGTCAGCTTTGCCCGGGACAACTACGCGGTGGTGGCCGTGGCGGGTACCGCCACGACGCAAATCTCGGTCCGGGACAAAATGGCGGTCTATGACCCCGCCCGGGTCCATTTGGCGAGAATTACCGTCGAAGAATTGCAGCAAAATCTCGATCTTTTTCTCGCGAGAAACCGGGGCGAGGTCCGGGAGATCACGGGCCTTCTGAAAAAACGGGAAGACGTCATTGCCGCCGGGACCATGATCCTGATTACGATCCTGAAGCGGCTTTTGCGGGACGAAGTCATCGTGTCCGAATCGGACAACCTCGTCGGCGCCATCACGGAATTATGA
- the htpX gene encoding zinc metalloprotease HtpX, translating into MNGIKTFVLMVVMSLLLMFVGSLIGGRSGMFVALLISFAMNFVSYWFSDKMVLARYHAQPLPESDKYYRMVEELARRADLPTPKVYMINQAQPNAFATGRNPEHAAVVLTTGIMQTMNDQELSGVIGHELGHVKHRDILLQTVAATMASAITFLSRMAPYGAMGGGDRRRRNNGLILLLVMILAPIGAMLVQLAISRSREYKADEFGAEVCGNPNYLADALEDLDSSIKRIPMANVNPATENMFIMNPLSGGGIASLFSTHPPIQERIRRLRAMAR; encoded by the coding sequence ATGAACGGTATCAAAACATTTGTCCTGATGGTGGTCATGTCGCTTTTGCTGATGTTCGTGGGAAGTCTGATCGGCGGACGGAGCGGCATGTTTGTGGCCCTCCTGATTTCTTTTGCGATGAATTTTGTCTCCTACTGGTTCAGCGACAAGATGGTCCTGGCCCGTTACCACGCCCAGCCCCTGCCCGAATCGGACAAATACTACCGCATGGTTGAAGAACTGGCCCGTCGGGCGGATCTGCCGACGCCAAAAGTCTATATGATCAATCAGGCCCAACCCAACGCCTTCGCCACCGGGAGAAACCCCGAACACGCGGCAGTTGTGCTGACGACGGGGATCATGCAGACCATGAACGATCAGGAACTCTCGGGCGTCATCGGCCATGAACTGGGCCACGTGAAACACCGGGATATTCTGCTGCAAACCGTTGCGGCTACCATGGCCTCGGCCATTACCTTCCTCTCGCGGATGGCCCCCTACGGCGCCATGGGCGGCGGCGACAGGAGAAGACGGAACAACGGCCTGATCCTGCTGCTCGTGATGATCCTCGCCCCCATTGGGGCAATGCTTGTACAACTGGCCATTTCCCGCTCCCGGGAATACAAGGCCGACGAATTCGGCGCGGAAGTCTGCGGCAACCCCAATTACCTGGCCGACGCCCTTGAAGATCTCGACTCAAGCATCAAACGGATCCCCATGGCAAACGTCAATCCGGCCACGGAAAACATGTTTATTATGAATCCCCTGAGCGGCGGCGGAATCGCCTCTCTGTTCAGCACACACCCGCCGATTCAGGAAAGAATCAGGAGATTGCGGGCCATGGCCCGGTAA
- a CDS encoding YihY family inner membrane protein produces MSGPSRRLADLRDKIRVAAREKNFAYLTSRLQLALENYKRANSSLWVTSLCYYTVLALAPISAILFSIGSWLGIGEYLLNQIKLHSPLNQEAIDVITGFADRLLDNARNGVLAGIGFIFLGWTLISMFSVIEKAFNDIWQVKASRALIRKITDYFSFLVFTPVFILAVNGTSAIIARRFSFNAALTRYLMKLIPYLAILVFFTALYMMMPNTKVRFVPAFCSALFASIVCTIFQYSFLYLQNFITSYNTIYGSFATIFIFIFWLRILWFFIILGGHISYFLQNRHLHPTADDNGLSFKSREVVALMTVTEMIRRYKQNLAPAGSEELARTLNLPEKYVRNMLKDLAEANVVAEVVGKPGAENAYVVTRNADNFTYGDLFSVLEHHGKELFWIDIPDLEPYLDLIEQKDPTKRLEELIV; encoded by the coding sequence ATGAGCGGGCCATCCCGTCGTTTGGCGGACCTTCGGGACAAAATCCGCGTCGCCGCGCGGGAAAAGAACTTTGCCTATCTGACTTCGAGGCTCCAGCTGGCTCTGGAAAATTATAAAAGAGCCAATTCCTCGCTCTGGGTGACTTCTCTCTGCTATTATACGGTGCTGGCTCTTGCTCCGATTTCGGCCATTTTGTTCAGTATCGGAAGCTGGCTGGGAATCGGGGAGTATCTCCTGAACCAGATCAAGCTTCATTCGCCCCTGAACCAGGAAGCCATCGACGTCATCACGGGCTTCGCCGACAGACTTTTGGACAACGCGAGAAACGGGGTCCTCGCCGGGATCGGGTTCATCTTTCTCGGTTGGACCTTGATTTCCATGTTTTCCGTAATCGAAAAGGCTTTCAACGACATCTGGCAGGTCAAAGCCTCCCGGGCGCTCATCCGGAAGATTACCGACTATTTTTCTTTTCTCGTCTTTACGCCGGTCTTCATCCTCGCCGTCAACGGGACCAGCGCCATTATCGCTCGGCGTTTCAGCTTCAACGCGGCGCTGACGCGCTATCTGATGAAACTGATTCCCTATCTGGCGATTCTGGTCTTTTTTACCGCCCTCTATATGATGATGCCCAACACGAAAGTCCGCTTCGTGCCCGCTTTTTGCTCGGCCCTCTTCGCGTCCATCGTCTGTACGATTTTTCAGTATTCCTTTCTGTACCTGCAAAATTTCATTACTTCGTACAATACGATCTACGGGAGTTTCGCGACGATCTTTATCTTCATCTTCTGGTTGCGCATCCTCTGGTTTTTCATTATCCTCGGGGGACATATCTCCTATTTCCTGCAAAACCGTCACCTGCATCCGACGGCGGACGACAACGGGCTCAGTTTCAAGTCCAGGGAAGTCGTGGCGCTGATGACCGTGACGGAAATGATCCGGCGATACAAGCAAAATCTCGCCCCCGCCGGATCCGAAGAACTGGCGCGGACGCTGAATCTGCCCGAAAAATATGTCCGCAATATGCTGAAGGACCTCGCCGAGGCCAACGTGGTCGCCGAGGTCGTCGGAAAACCCGGCGCGGAAAACGCCTATGTGGTGACGCGAAACGCTGATAATTTCACCTACGGGGATCTTTTCTCGGTTCTGGAGCATCACGGGAAGGAGCTCTTCTGGATCGATATCCCCGATCTGGAGCCCTATCTCGATCTGATCGAGCAGAAGGATCCGACGAAGCGTTTGGAGGAACTGATCGTATAG